The Festucalex cinctus isolate MCC-2025b chromosome 6, RoL_Fcin_1.0, whole genome shotgun sequence genomic sequence TATTGTGGAGGAGAGCAGGTGGCGTCTCTTTTTACAATAGACAACTTGTTTACCTGCACAAAGGAAGTCCAATATGTTGATACTCACGTTCACGTATGGCTATAAATAAAACTATCACTCCATTTGAATCGGTATCTTGTAACGGCCAGGATCGCTTTTACCTGCGAGGCTTAACGAATCTCCTCAGCATTGAGGGGAGACATTCCGGCTTCTCAGAGCCGGCCTGAGGGCGGAAGGAGATAAAGAGTGTAAACTGAGACGTGGCGTGTCACTGTTCTCGTTCTTACTTTTTGCGGCACTCATAATTCGAGCTGTAAGTATCACATTTAATTTTATCTCCTGTAGAGCTTCTGCATCATTAGATTTTGTCGTATTAGCACTTAAAAACTCTTTGCCCCGCTTTTAGTCTACTGGCCTCTTTCTTGGTATCTCTTCCACACTCTTGACACTGTGCTGTGAGACAATAGCAGTCCTGCTGTTGAGTTTTTATCTTCCTCTAACCACCTCCTGGCATACAGACCTGGTTCTGGGTATTTCTCGCTGCTTGGTTGGCTTACATCTCTTCTTGTGTATTTCCCCGTCTCCTGTTATCCCTTCCATATTCTCAACACCGTGAGACCAGAAGGGTTAATTAGAGTTAGGGTTAATAGAGTAGATTTGTACCTCCCTTTGCTTTTGACACAAGATTGGTTGACTCAGGGGCAGATTAATGTCTTGCTGCTTGGTAGCCCAAGTCTTGAATAGGCTGCTTGGTAGCCTAGTCTTAGATGCTAAGACCACCTGTTGGTTTACTGCCTGTCTCTTGGTATCTCTTACAGTGGTTACCTTCCTCCTATTACCACCATCCAGTCTGTCTCCTAGTATCTCTTCCATCTCTGTCTCCTGGTATCTCTGCTTGGTAGCCTAGTCTTAGGTGCTAAGACCACCTGTTGCTTTACTGTCTGTCTCCTGGTATCTCCTACGCTGGTTACCTTCCTCCTACTACCACCACCCAGTCTGTCTCCTGGTATCTCTTCGACATTCTTCACACTGCTGAGGGAAAACAGAACAGATCATGGCCTACTACCAGTTTTTGAGCTCTTCTGACCACCGTCTGGTGAACCCACCTGTCTTTTGGTATCACTTCTTTGCTCTTGGCACTGGTACTGTAAAACGAAGGAGTAAATGGGGGTCCTGTTGCTGCGTTGTTGACCTCCTATGGCCAATTCCTAGCATATTCGCCTGTCTCTTTGGTATCTTCTGCATGCTTTTGACACTGTGGTCCTACTGGTTTTTGCCCTCCTCTAGTCATATCCTGCTGAGTACCCTCTTGTGGCCACCACTTGGTGtactgtttttttctgctggtgTCTCCTACTACTCAACATTGCACTGGGAGACAAAGGACCAGATTGTGGACCTTCTTCTGTGTTGTTACCCCCCTGTGCTTGCACCTCTCCTGGTCACTAGCCTGTTTCTGGGTTTCATCCCTACACTCTCGGTCCAAAATTGCCGCATGCTAGTGCGAACTACTCTCAGGCTACGACAATGAGATAATGATATTTACAAAATGGTAGTATGTTGGGTGAACTTCTTGCTAGTTCATGTCAGAATGACTTGTGTGATCAAGTGGTGATTTGTGCATGGTATCGTATGTTCCGAAGGTTTTGCAGGCCACTTGCCTAAATCAGGAAGTCATGGATTGGCAGGACAGGAAGTGTTTAAGGTGACTTGGAGGCAGTCGAATGTTTGTCAAGACTTACGTTTCCATTTAAGCAGCTGCTCCGTCGCAACGTCTTGTCCGTCAAACTGCTCCACCCTTTATTTATAAGTAATGAGCATGCTTGCAGGCAGCAGGCAAGCTGGCAGGCGGAGTAGCCAAGCAGACATGCTGACGGGCTAGCCTTGGTCCCAAGGGAGTAGACTCACTTATCTCACACCATAATGACATATGCATCGACTATCTGGAGGGGGAGGTCACTCAAAAAGTATATGCTGGATCTCTGTTCTTGGAAATGTCTTGTCATGATTGGCCTCTGACTGCATTAACCTTGTCTGACTGATGGGATAAGTAGAAAAACAAAGATTGtcatatgaaaaaataattagaGAGGATGAAGGATACTACTGTGAGGTTGCACAAGTACTGATGTTTGATGATTAGAACCGCAAAtctcttcataaaaaaaaacaatggtttTACAATCAACTGTGTTTGGGTTGTCATACTCGACTAGAGAATATAtcatcaaaatgaaaaacagtgaGTCATTGGATAAACTGTGGTTTTGGTAAATGATAAATGGATAGGTTGCGGTTTTGTGTTAATAAGAGTTTGGAAAACATAGAAAGGAAGTGGGACCAAAACCGCTACCATGTGGAACACCACACATCCAACGCGTCATTGTACGGTAGTGGTAAATCGAAAACATTGAGTCTGTCTGGTTATGCTGCAGTCACCTTGGAAGAGATCTACTACTACTGCTGGTACTACTATTTCTGTTTCTAtttccactactactactactactactactactacgactgcTACTGCtactaataaaaatatgactACAACTACAATTCCTATTACTACTATGTACTATACCGTTTCAAATATTACTAATAATTCATTTCTACAATGTATACTACTGTAATTATTACCTCTATTACTTATACTATAAGTTACTGCTATTGGTAATCCGAGGACTAAAATGACTTGCTTTGCCTAATTCTATTACTATTACTAGTGTACCTACAATTACTTCTACTACTAATACTGCTCTACTACAACTATTACTAATTCCATAACAAGTATTACTACTATACCACTTCTCTAACTACATTTAgtgtactactactattacataGACTTTTCCTACTTCAACTTCTACCACTAATATTACTGCTTTTACTACTAATACTGCTACTTTTACTCTACTAGGACtgctaataatcataataaatcataataaattaaaactggattttttttttcctttgtattgtaaaataaatcaatatattcAATATTCAGAAAACAAAtctttttaattcaaatatagtccttttttttttccctccttgattTTTACATACTGGTAACCCTTATTTAACCAGGTTGGTCCCATTGCGATTAAAAACCTCTTTTTTCAAATGGGACATGGCCATGACAGGGAGCAGCAAAACGTTGCAGACAGTAaagagtgagacaaattaaaaattCTCAAAGCACAACATTTTGGATTACATGATCagtaaaattgttcaattgttttccgggtgttttttattttttgtccctccttggtggaggtcttaAAGTTGTGAAGAATTTTCTTCACAACTTCATAGTGTGTCTTCCCCTGTTGTTGTCAGATGTCATGGCGTCCTCAGTACCGCAGCTCCAAGTTCCGACACGTGTTCGGCAAAGCGGCCCCCAAGGAGAGCTGCTACGACGGCGTGCCCATCACTCGCAGCGTCCAGGACAACAACTTCTGTGCCGTCAACCCTCGCTTCATCGCCGTCATCACTGAGTGTGCGGGGGGCGGGGCCTTCCTGGTCCTCTCTGTCCATCATGTGAGTGTTCGTACcaataaaaaaatgccatactggACATTTGCGTGCACTCGATGGCATCGTTACTAAGCCTGAAAATGTATATTGTACCTTGTAAAAGTAAATCATTTAGACTATTTTTGACATAGAGGACATAAATGACAGTAATTTGAAATTGACTGGTAGCTTGTTACTTTTAGCAATATATTTACTCCTCAGACGGGTAAAGTGGACCCTCACCACCCGCGAGTGTCGGGCCACAGGGGAAATGTGTTGGACGTCAAATGGAATCCCTTCGACGACTTCTGCATCGCCTCCTGCTCCGAGGATGCCACGGTTTGGAAACATACACGCCCACACACTCATATGCGTTCTGCTGTGGCGTCATTCCCTTGAATACGAGGGAGTAGAGGCACGATAATTTTCTGGTGCCTCACAAAAGGCGCAAAGAGGAGCCAGGAGTCATCCCACACATTCCTCAGGAACAAATCATCGAGCTTTACCTCCTTGGCACTTGTGACGTTTGCACTTCACTGGTTGGCTTCCAAATGTAGTTCTACTTAGAATAttgcataaaaataaacaaactttcGGGCTTTTGCTGGAAAGCAACAGTAAGAAAGTCAGGAAAAACCTAAAAAGTTgaatgatttatcttggtcaCAAAATAagaacctggcatttgaacaggggtgtgtacacttttgatATATATACTAAAAACTAAATACTTCTAAAATGAATAGTACAAATTATTCCATAGATGCTAATTCTACATCTCAATTGAGAGGGTTGGTTGTGAATTATGAATGGACAAACGAACAAATTCTGACTAAATTAaggggatacttcacttacttagcccattatagcaataaaaagtaaatattttgtctataatacatttgatactttcattgtttttcatgtacaattagtacctttaaaaacacattttgcaacttgctgtcgactgaaaatgacatcacaagggctcaggtaaccaatcacagctcacctgttctctagatttggtcatgtgacattcgcaagctgagctgtgattggttacctgagcccttgtgatgtcattttcagtcgacagcaagatgcaaaatgtgtttttaaaggtactaatcgtacatgaaaaataatgaaaatatcaaattttttataggcaaaatattaatgttcgactgccaaaaatggctaaataagtaaagtatcccttaaaTGTGCCTCTTAAGGTGAAGGTGTGGGAGATCCCACCTCACGGCCTGTTCAAGAACATGACGGTGGCTTGGAAAGAGCTACAGGGCCACAGCCGCCGGGTGGGCCTCATCGAGTGGCACCCCACCGCCAAAGACATCCTCTTCAGCACGGCGTACGACTACAAGGTAACGAGTTATCACTCCACGATCTATGTCAAATACTATTAGCAAGAACTAGAGCGTATCACAATGCAGCTCAACAGGTCTTAAGCACTTGGAagagtcctccatgaaagcagatgaattctttgtgttttatcaaaataacacatttgcttgtattttttttttctaaccaaaTGAATATGTTTGAGTGAGGCTGGCTGACTCCAAAGTATCCAATTCAGAATTACCATGCTTGATACCCGCCTCCAGGTGATGATCTGGAACCTGGACTGTCCGGAGCAGGTGATCAAGAATCCCGTGCGGACCATCAGCCAGCACACGGACGTGGTGCTGTCCATGTCGTTCAACTCGGACGCCAGCCTCATGGCCACGACGTGCAAGGACAGGAAGGTGCGGCTCATGGAGCCGCGCTCGGGGACCCTGCTGCAGGTAGCCTCGGAATCTTATTTGGAGACTTTATATTTTAGCGCAAGatgcacaacaaaaaaaagaggtcatAAGTATTGTTAGCGGCGTTTAAGTGCCTGTGTTCTGTGCCGGTTGCCAGGAAGCCAACTGCAAGACGCACAAGGCCAGCAAGGTGGTGATTCTAGACAACGTCAACAAGATGCTCACCTCAGGAACGTCCAGATGGAACGAGAGACAAATCGCACTCTGGGATCTGGTAAGCCATTCAAAATGATGGGTTAAACAGGAGTGGTACTACATCGGGGCTAGGGAGTGCTACGCCCCCTGTCAAAAATTTGACCCTGGTTAAATCActttagtcatttaaaaaaatataaaaaatttacattttaaaacatgaagAAATTCATCAGTAGCCATTCTATTCCAATCCAGTCTCTGCTTCCATATAAAGTAAGTGAAGTGATGAAATTAGATTACCTTATCACCTGGCCACCTAAATGATTTCATTTGCTACTTTACTTCGTTTTATTTGACTTAATTGTAGAACTTtagtttgctttgttttgcGTCAATTTcctactttgattttttttcttcttttgaacacattactttttttttttttttttttttttttttacattttagcactttttttttacttgatttttgCATCCGATCAATTTTCGTTTTATTtctacaaaatattaattttatattttattttaattcattttaccgCCTTTATcttaattttacatttatttatccatcaatTTAGCAttgttttaaaagaaaagacCCATGCATTACCAGGATTATAATCCCAAAATGCAAATATaacattgtaattttattttaccaCCTTTCTGTTGAGTTGTATTTGACTTCTAACATAGTACGCCTAAAAGTGTGATTTGGCGTCTTGGAGAGATGTTTATGAGCATTTGTAATGATGAGAACGTCTGTCACGTGTCAACTACAGATTATATTCCCTCTGACCTCGTTTTGCCTGCCTGTCCAAGAGATTGATGTCACTTCCGGCCCAGTACAACTGAccaccaataaaaaaataaataataataataatccagatTTTTGTTGGGTAAGAGACCCAAGGATGCTTTTAGTGTGCAAGTGTGGATGGAATTGGCAGCCTGAATCAGAACACGTGCGTTGATGTAATGCTTGAAGGAGGTCACCTCAGGCAGACAAGATAGGTGAATCCTGTAGTGTAACAACTCTGACATCTAGTGGACACAATCAAGGACGAGCATCCCATATACAACAGATCAGCATTTGGGACACCAGCATTGTTTTACAATTGTCCATCATTTggcaaatttaattaaaaaaaaaatagaggtcAAAGATGTGTATCCAAAATGAAGTCATGAATTTAGACACAGCACATGGACGCACATAAAACAGCACTTCAGAAGTATTCAGAAAATGACTAATATCACAGCTGAGCCATTTAAAGTGGCAGCAATAGAAGAAGTCTTGTTTGTGACTGCATAGTgtgcctcctggtggccaagaCAGACACACCAGTAGGAGCTTCACAATGAATTGGATTGCAGCATTAATGTGCATTTTTCAGGGTGGCTGTCGTAACATTTGCATTAATTTCAatggaaaagatgatttgatatAAGTAGGgctgaaacactataattatgcaagttccgtttggaccaaacaagatttattaaaatagtcattttaaaataaatttaaaaaaaacaactgcaaatatatacatttaaacaactcaagattagtttaataatcttttatttttgtttacaattatgccgattttgtaattgtagaatgtaataaatgaaattgtaattgaattttgattaattgcacagccctagatATAAGAGTGTTTTGAGTTGCAAGTGTGGTTACGGAACAAATTAATCTTGTATctgtttatattatatatattatattatagcaTGATTTAGTGTTGTGGTTGTTGGTGTTTTGACATGCAAGCAGGATTATGTCCAAAGTGAAGGATTAAGagattgagtgttttttttgtgtttttttttggtaattctctgagagtttttttgtttgttttatgtgccACTGGCTTTTTACATGGAAGTCTTCACATTATATTTAACGTATTAGAAATAATTTACGTCTTTCCAATATCTGTTTACTTTCATCAGTCTTAAACTCAACTATTGTTGTTTAGGACGACCTGTCAGTGCCTTTGATGGAGGAAAACCTGGATGGTTCGTCAGGGTTCCTCTTTCCGTTCTACGACCCCGACACACACATGCTGTACCTGGCGGGGAAGGTGAAttgttagattttaaaatagtTGAATTGTTGCTCTTGGAATGAAGTTAGCTAAACCGCGTCTGTCTTCCTTCAGGGGGACGGGAACATCCGGTACTATGAGATCAGCTCGGAGAAGCCGTACATTCACTACCTGACCGAGTACCGCTCCAATTTACCTCAGAAAGGGATGGGTAAGGAACACGCACGACAATGCACAACAAACTTTAGTCTGTTGAAGACGAACGCCTGATGCCAGCGCGCACACCTGCAAGCAAATCAGCCAGCAGGCTTTTGTGTAGTCGAAGCAgatgaaaatgacatttgcacatcacaattttttttctgttggaaATATGGGAATTTttagcatacttttttttttttttttttttttttttttttttttttaagttaaatctttgaatgttttttttgctaatatTTCATCTGTACTCTTTCTATAAAGCCTTTAAATTTACTCCCACTTTTTATGGCAGTATtaaaatgtttctatttttgtaaaatataatttcacattttttttattttcatgacttattaactcattcactcccagccattttcacagaagcaacccccttcgctcccgactgttttactggattttgacggattttgcaaggcccacagaatattgtgttgtattgctataaaaaaaaaaaaaacatggaacc encodes the following:
- the coro2aa gene encoding coronin-2A, producing MTVIKMSWRPQYRSSKFRHVFGKAAPKESCYDGVPITRSVQDNNFCAVNPRFIAVITECAGGGAFLVLSVHHTGKVDPHHPRVSGHRGNVLDVKWNPFDDFCIASCSEDATVKVWEIPPHGLFKNMTVAWKELQGHSRRVGLIEWHPTAKDILFSTAYDYKVMIWNLDCPEQVIKNPVRTISQHTDVVLSMSFNSDASLMATTCKDRKVRLMEPRSGTLLQEANCKTHKASKVVILDNVNKMLTSGTSRWNERQIALWDLDDLSVPLMEENLDGSSGFLFPFYDPDTHMLYLAGKGDGNIRYYEISSEKPYIHYLTEYRSNLPQKGMGVMPKRGLDVSLCEVFRFYKLVTVKTLIEPLSMIVPRRSESYQEDIYPMTAANKPALTADEWLSGIDRGPVLMSLKPGHPVDDLYSHTNKGPGRSHGRAGSYIGEQPGGIGGRTGNNGVADDGRTAVSNGQDFLLCSPPKTENELRVKFHKQQDDIRRLVELLHQRDVRIKQLELEINNMKNSQQNSL